From the Thalassomonas actiniarum genome, the window GCGGCTCAGGATATGGCAATTGCCGTTATCGGCATCGCCTGTCGCTTGCCCGGCGCCGACGGGCCAGAGGCCTTCTGGGATAACCTGAAACAAGGTATAGAGTCGATCAGCTTTTATGGCGCCGATGAAGCGATCAAAGCCGGGCTGACACCCGAGCAGGCCCATAATCCCGATCATGTGCATGCCGCCCCCGTGCTGGCGGATATTGAAGGTTTCGATGCCGATTTCTGGAAATACTCTCCCCGGGAAGCACGTATTATCGATCCCCAGCAGCGGATCTTTCTGGAAACCGCCTGGGAAGCTTTTGAAGACGCCGGTTATACCCCACAGAGCATCGGGCAGGTGGGGGTCTTTGCTTCAGCGGGCACCAATACCTATCTGCTCAACAATATTTTTGCCAACAGCGACTGGCTGCTGCAGGAAAATTTGGGGGAGCTGCTTACGGTAGACTCCACCAACGGCTTTAATGTCATGATCACCAACGACAAGGATTATTTGCCGACGCGGGTTTCCTACAAGCTGAATTTAACCGGGCCGAGCGTCAATGTGCAAACCGCCTGTTCCAGCACCTTAGTGGCGATTCACGAAGCCTGCAAAAGCATACGTTCGGGGGAATCGGCTGTGGCTTTGGCGGGAGGCTGCGCCGCCATGCTGCCGCAATATGCCGGACACTTGTATTCCGAGGGCATGCTGGTCACCCCGGACGGCCATTGCCGGGCTTATGACGCCGGCGCCAGCGGCACCATTTTTGGCAGCGGCTCGGGTGCGATACTGCTCAAGCGTTTGGATAAAGCCGTTGCCGATCGCGATCATATTTATGCCGTGATCCGCGGCTCTGCGGTGACCAACGACGGCGGCCAGAAAATGGGCTTTACCGCGCCGAGCATGCTGGGGGAATACGGTGCTGCCCGTAAAGCCCTGGACAGGGCCGGCGTTTCGGCGGATACCTTAGGTTTTATTGAAGGACACGGCACCGGGACGCCGCTCGGGGATCCGATCGAAGTACAGGCCCTAACCAAGGCGATCCGTCACGATTCGAGCCGTAACCAGTTTTGCGCGCTGGGCTCAGTAAAAACCAATATCGGCCATATGGGCATAGCCTCGGGGATCGCGGGGGCATTAAAAGCGGTGCTGGCAATCAAGCACAAACAGATACCGGCCACCCTGCACTATGAGACGCCGAATCCGCAAATTGATTTTGCCTCGAGTCCCTTTTTTGTCAACGACAAATTATTGCCGTGGCAAACTGACGGCATCCCCAGGCGCGCCGGGGTGAATTCACTCGGCATCGGCGGCACCAATGCCCATGTGATCTTTGAACAGGCCCCCGGGCAGGCGCCGGCAGCTGAGACGGCAGCTGAAACGCCGGACGTTGAAATCCTGCCCCTGGCGGCAAAAAATCCGGCAGCCCTGAGCGCCCTGACAAAGAAATATATCGCCTGGTTAAAACAGCACCCGAAGACCCCGTTACGTGACATTTGTTTTACCGCGCAAACCGGACGTGAGCATTTCCCCTGCCGCCGCGCCTTTGTTGCCGCTAATCGCCAGGCGATGTTAACCGAACTTGAACGCGGACTTGGCGAGCCCGTCAGACGCCAGGATACAGGTAAAGGGCCGGTATTCTTATTTACCGGACAAGGCGCCCAGTATACGGGCATGGCACAAAAACTTTATCACAGCGAAGCAGGCTTCAGGCAATCCCTGGACGAATGCGCAGCCTTGTTTTCACCTTATTTAGAGCATGACTTGCTTGAGGTGATATTTGAGGCGTCGGAAAAGGACGGCCGGCTCTTACAGCAAACCGCTTATACCCAGCCGGCATTGTTTGCCATCCAGGTGGCTTTGCTGCAGTTGCTGGAAGAGTCGGGCATTCAGCCGCAGGCCATGATCGGGCACAGCATAGGTGAATTTGCCGCGGCCTGGTATGCCGGGGTATTCAGTCTGGCGGATGCGGTCAAGCTGGTGGCAACGCGCGGGCGTTTAATGCAGTCATTGCCTGAAGGCGGTGCCATGGCAGCAGTATTGACCGGCAAAGCGCGAATGCAAGATATATTGACGCAAAGCGGTATCAAGGTTTGCCTTGCCGCTAGCAATGCCCCCGACAACCAGGTGATTTCCGCAGATAAAGTGAACCTGGATGCGGCGATAACCGTATTGCAGGATGCAGGCATCAGCGTTAAACGCCTGCCGGTCTCTCACGCATTCCACTCGGTCTTGATGGAGCCCATGCTGCAGGAATTCAGGCAGCTTGTCGAACAGGTATCGTTATCAAGACCCGGCGTGACCTTTATTTCAACCCTGACGGGAGAGGTGGTCGATGAAGCTTTGGCAAGTCCGGATTACTGGGTACGACATGTCCGCGAAACGGTTAATTGCCAGCAAGCCATTAAACTGGCACTGGTTATGGGACACCGCGCTTTTGTCGAGCTCGGTCCCCATCCTGTGATGTGCGCTTTCGGTTTGCAAATCGCAGCGGATGATGTCCCGGCACTTTGGCAGCCTTGCCTAAGGCGCAACAGCGATGATCAGCAGAGCCTGCAAACGGCATTGGCCGCCTTGTATCAGGCCGGTTGTGATCTGGACTGGGGCACACGCAACCGGGATAAACCCGGATATAGGGTGCCGCTGCCGACTTACCCCTGGCAGCGGGTAAGGCACTGGATTGAAGCCAACCGGCAACCTGGTTTGGCCGAAGCGGCGCAGACAGATCCCCTGCTGGGGGAGTCCATCGCACTGCCGCATGTCAGTCAGCAGCTGTACCGTTGCCGCTTTGACGCTAACCGTATGCCTGAGCTGGCGGATCACCGGGTATTCGGGCATATGGTGCCGCCAGGGGCTATTTATGCCGCCAAAATGATGCGGGCGGCAATGGACGCGGTTTCCAGCTCCCGGGTCCGGCTTGACAACCTGATGTTTATCAAACCCATGGTGATCAAAGATGATGCCAGCCGGGATGTTCAGGTGATTTTGACCCGGGAACAGCAGGGCATGAAATGTGAGCTAAGCAGCTGCAGCGCCGGCGACAATACCATGGATACCCGCACTCAGCTGCATGCCAGGGCGCAGGCGGCCAAATCGACCGATGCCGTGAAAAGTGTCGATCTCGATGTTTTAAAAGCCGCTTGCCCTCAGCCAATGGCTGTGACGGCACATCAGGAAAAAATGCAGGCTATGCATATTGAACTGGGGGCATCGTTTGGCTGGCTAAACTCGATCCAAACGGGACAGCATCAGGCCCTTGCCAGGATTGCACCGCCCCCGGGGATGTCCGCCAGCGATGCCGCCCGTTTGCATCCGGGTTTGATTGATGCCCATTGGCAGGTGCTGATGGAAGCAATGCCGGGAGGAACTGAAGGGACGCTTATTCCCTTTTGTCTCGATAGCTTTATTTGCCACGCACTGCCTGAAGAAGGGGAGTTATGGTGTCACGCCCAGTGGCAAGCCGACATGCAGCAAGAGGGGCGCTTTAGAGGCAACATCAAACTGCTTGACAATACCGGCAAGGTCTTGATTGAGACCCTGGGGCTGGAGTTGCGCCGAGCCGATGAAGGGGCTATCCGCTCTGCTCTGGGGCCGGGCATTAACGACTGGTTTTATAAAATGGATTGGCAGCCGGTCGCTTTATCTGGCCAAAACGAAGTCGGCGGCGATTGCCTGATTATCGGCCACCATCCGCTGGCAAATGCCTTGTGTGAATATATACAAAGTCCAAACATAGCCGTGACCTATATTCAGGGGCAGGGCTCGCGCCGGCAGGTGGCGGCCGATGTTGCCGAAGTTTTAACGGTTTCAGACACCATAAAGACCGTTATTTTTATTGCCGGTGACTGGCCGTTCGAAGATGCCGCTACGGGGTGCCAGCAATTTTTAGGGGTCATCCAGGCATTAAAGCACCATGGCGGGCATGGTTTGCGTCTGCTCCTGGTCACGCATAACTGCCGGCAGGTCTCACTTTCGGATGTGGACACCAATACCACGACTGATACCGCGATCAATATTGCACATGCGCCTCTGCCGGGAATGGTGGCGGCATTACAACATGAACTGTCCCGGTTATCCGTGTTGTCTCTGGATTTAGAGCAGCAAGCCGAGCAAGATCAGGCAGTACAGGCAATCGCAACTTGTATCTTCAACCGGGATGATTCGCAAACCCAGCTTGCCTGGCATCAAAAGAACTATTATGCCCCGGCGCTGGCGGCTTTGCCCTATAAAGAGCCGGCGGAAAAAATGACGTTGTCGGCAACGGATGTCCAGCTGGTGATAGGCGGTCATGGCGGCTTAGGCATGGCGCTTATTCCCTGGTTGGCGGATTGCGGCGCCCGCACCATAGTTGTTGCCGGGCGTCACGCCCCGACACAGGCATCGCAGGCATTATTTGATGTTTTGGCCGGGCAGGGAGTGAAAATAACGCATATCCAATGCGATGTCACCGTATCTGCCGATGTACAACACCTGGTGCAAAATGCAAGGGCATACGGTGAGCTGCAATCTGTTTTTTATCTGGCGGGCGTACTCGATGATGCGCTGGTGGAAAACCTGGATGAAACCGGCTTTAACAAGGTGCTGTTGCCCAAACTCTCGGGGGCGTGGCATTTACACCAGGCGTTAGGCGACTGCCCGGTGGAGTTTGCGGTGTTCTTCTCTTCTGTGGCATCCGTGTTCGGCTCAGCAGGGCAGGCGGCTTATGCTGCCGGTAATGCCGCTTTGGATGCGCTGGCACATTACCGCCGCGGGCAGGGGCTGGCGGCATTAACTATCAATTGGGGGCCGTGGAGTGATGTCGGTATGGCCGCCAATATGGACGAGCGCCATAAAAAACGTTTGCTGGCCCAGGGCTATCACACCATAGCGCCGGCCGATGGCTTAAGCGCTTTGGCCTTTGCTATGGCTCATGCGAGAGAATATGCGCAACTGGTGGCGGCGCCGATCGAGCCCGGAAAAATCAGTGAGTTGCCGGGTCAGCAAGCATTGCTGCGTGCTCTTGCCGGTGCCGGCGGGGCTAAACCGACTGTGGCAGAAAAATCGCCACAACCTGTGCTGGTAGCCGAGTTGGCGGCTATGGCGACGCCACAACGTATAAAACGGGTCGAGCAATACCTGCTTAACCTGGTAAAAGACATGTTGCAGGTTGATCTTGCACAGCAGTTAGATGTCGATAAAGGTTTGTTTGATCTCGGGATGGATTCTATGACAGCGGTAGAGGTAAAAGACCGGCTGGAGCGGGATATAGGCTGCAAGCTAAGGTCTACCTTGGCTTTTGACTATCCGACGATCAGGCGAATGGCTGCTTACTTGGTAGAAACCTTGTTTGCCGATTCGCTGCAACAAGCATTAGAACCCGAGCAAGCCGAACAGGGAGTCGGGCTTGAGGAGCTGTCAGAAAAAGAACTGGCAGAAATGCTTATGCAGGAAATTGGCGCTAAGGAGTCCCGGTAGCCATTGCAAAGATTGGGAAGGTTGTTTTGTTTGATTGGTTATCTTGCTGTTTTTTATAAAAACAGCTGTGCAAGGTGGCCGTGTCGGTTGAAATGACAGTTCTGATGTGCAGTAAAGGTAAGTTGTTAATAAGTGTGTTTAACTCAGTGCTGTTTTCAAAGGTAAAGTAAACAGCGATATGGCAAGTTGATTTTTCTGCTTGCTCTAAACGTAGGAAGGAGGAAATATGAATGCTGTAGCCGAAAATGGAAAAAAGGATGCAAAAGAGGCATCAAATGAGTCAACAGCGAGCAAGACTGAACAGGCAAATATGGTGGTGCGCAATTATGCCATTGCCTCAGTAGTACCCAGTTTAGTGCCGATCCCGGCTGTCGATCTGGTGGCAGTAACCGGGATTCAGCTAAAGATGGTGCACAGTTTAGCTAAAATCTACGATGTTCCGTTTAAAGAAGAACTGGTGCGTTCGTCTATTTCATCTTTGATCGGCAGTACCATTGCTTTGTCTGCATCCCGTGTGGCCTCTAGTGCAGTGAAGGTTATACCGGGTGTCGGTTCGATTCTTGGCACATTAACCATGCCAACAATCAGTGGCGCTACTACTTTTGCGTTGGGTAAAGTCTTTATTCAACACTTTGAGTCTGGCGGCACCTTTCTGACTTTTGATCCCGAGAAAGTGCGTGATCATTTTGCCCATCAGTTTGATGAAGGTAAAAAAGTGGTAGCCGAAGCAACTGAGTCTGGTGAAGTTGATCAGGCGGCGGAGAAAGCTAAGGAGGATAGTGGCAGCGGTCGTAAAAAAAACGACAGTAGTTCTAAAAATAAGTAATGTTCGGACAAAAAATACCAGTTGGCTAGTTTAGAGCTGGTATTTTTTTGTATGATTTTCTTAAACAATTTTAGTTTTACGGTATAAATTTTTCGTGCTGTAGATTTATACCGTAACTGATGGAACCCGGTTGACAGGTATCGAATGTTATCAAAATATCTTCCAGCAAAACGCCTGCTTGAGTTTATTGACCAGGAAGCAGTGTATCCGCGAAAAAAGCTTATTTCTTTTTCCGCTATATCCGGCATTACCAATGGCCTGTTGTTAGGTGTAATTAACCACGGGGCCGGCATGGTTGGCGAGTTTTCTGCTGCCGGTTATCTGCAGTTTTATTACCTGATGTTGTTTGCTGCCTTGCTTTCCCTCTTGATATATACCAAAAGATATACGCTGGAGAAGGCTGCGGTATTGGTGGAGGAAGTCCTGTACAAGGTCAGGATACGGATTGCCGATAAGATCCGCCATACCGAGCTCAGTTTTGTTGAAGCAACGGGGCATAGCGAAATCTATAATAGTTTGGCGCAGGATACGGTACAAATCTCGCAAAGCGCGACCGTTGTTTTTGCCTCTATTCAGGCCGCGATTATGCTGATCTTCACTATGGTGTATGTTGCCTGGCTGACCCTGACCGGCTTTATGCTAACCGTGACCGCCATTGGTTTGGGCGCCTGGGTATTTATGCTCAAAAGAGAGCGTATCATGAATGATTTGCAATCGGCGACAGAGCAGGAAATACATTTTTTCGATGCCCTTAATGATACCTTGTCCGGATTTAAGGAAATTAAGCTTAACAGAATAAAAAGCCATGATCTTTTTGAGCACCAGGATCAAATCGCCACAGATGTTAAGACTTTAAAGAGCCGGGCCGGTATAAACTCTGTCTTTGTAATGATGTTTTCGGAAATATTCTTTTATATCCTTATTGCCACCATTTTATTTATCTGGCCTTTTTTCAACGGCACCGACCCGGGAACCATTATTAAATTAACCGCTTCGATCCTCTTTATTATGGGGCCGCTGAATTTATTGTTTGGCTCTTTCCCCCTGTTTATTAAAGCGGATGTCGCGGTTAATAATTTGCGTGAACTGGAACAAAAAGTTGACACTGCCTCGCAAGGATTTCAGCTCGGTGAGCCCCCCGAGCACAAGCCGTTCACCTTTGAACGCATACATTTTCAAGATGTCCGTTTTCAGTATGTTGATAAGGAAGGGGCAGCCCAGTTTAAGGTGGGCCCGGTTAATCTCGACCTGCGCTTTGGCGAGACGGTGTTTATTGTTGGCGGCAACGGCAGCGGCAAATCAACGCTGCTGAAATTATTAACCGGACTTTATTACCCCGTCAGCGGTGAAATCACCATAAACGGCGAACTCCTGGACCAGGATCTTTATGCCGATTACCGGGAATTATTTGCCATTGTTTTTACCGACTTTCATTTGTTTGATCGCTTATACGGCATCCAGGATATCGACAGCTCCAAAGTAAATGCCTTGATTAAAGAAATGGGGCTGGCCGGTAAAACCCGCTTTAAAAACGGCGCCTTTACCAATACCGCCCTCTCAACCGGGCAGCGTAAGCGTTTGGCTTATATTAATACGGTTTTGGAAGATAAGCAGATCTACATCTTTGATGAGCTGGCGGCGGATCAAGACCCCGGTTTTCGCAAACGCTTTTATGAAGTCCTGTTACCCGGACTTAAGGAGCAAGGCAAAACCATTATTGCCGTTACCCATGATGACAAGTATTTCGCAACAGCTGACAGGGTACTTAAAATGGATGAAGGACAGCTGTCAGAAAATGGCGTTAAGGGAAATTGATATGACGCTGTTGATAGCAATGATGGGGATGGACGCCTGTGATTAAACATAAATCCGGGCTCACGCGGATAACACATTACCGCCATTTCGGCTTATGTGTTGCCTTGTTGCTGGTATCGGTTTTTACCGGGACTTATTTTGCCTATGAGCACCGTTACCAGCTGGAAGTTATGATGGATGATTTTGTTGAGCCAGAAGATGAGGTGTCAGCGCCGGCAGTTGATAAGCGGCCAAAGCTTATTGCCACTTTTCGCGACCAGCCGCCCAATATGTTTTATTACTCCAAGGGGCGTTTTTCCGGGCCGCTACGGGTAATGCTGGAACAGGCGACCAGCGAGATAGGTTATGCACTGGAGTGGCGTCAGGCAGCCTTGTCGGCTAGCCTCACCGGCTTGGCAGATAACAGTGTCGATATAGTGCCTCATATCCGCTCCCGCACCCGGGAGAGAGAGAAACTGTATCGCTACAGTATCAGCATCAGGGAAGAGCAAAGGTCTATTTACTTTGCCCAGTGGGAGCATGACCCTAAAGTGATTAGCAACTTAAACGATCTTGAGGGCATGGCGGTGGGTTATCCGCAAGGTAATTATTTTAATACCCAATTTCAACAGGCGAGTCATTTTAAAAAAGAGCCGTATTCGTCGATTGAGTCAATGGTCATGGCCTTTCACCGCCAGGAGATCACTGTCATGCTGGTCAGCAGCAAGCGGGAGGTTGAACAGCGCCTGCAAGCCGTTGGCGCCAGGAGTGTTAAATACGCAGACTTTACCCTGGATGATAACCCGGAACTCTATTTTTTATATTCAAAGAATCCGGCACTACAAGCTGTCTATGATCGTTTGGATCAGGCGTTGAGCGATATGAAAAAGCGGGGGGAAGTTGAGGATATTTTCCACAGTTTTGCCCTTGCCGCACCAGAAAAGGGATCGCAGGAGCCTTCTGGTTACGATAAATATGAATGGAGACTTAAATGAGTAAGATAAAATTTTGGCTCAAAGACCACATACCTTACTTTATTGTATTGTTTTTGTTGATCCTATTGTTTTTTGCTGCCTTTTGGCCGCGTATTCTGGTGTTTATTAAACCGGGGGAAGCCGGGGTTATTTATCGCCTGTTAACCAAAGGTACCGTGACCGATTACATTTTCCCCGAGGGCTTACATGTGATCCTGCCGATAGATACCATGTATATATACGATACGCGTATGCAAGTGATATTGCACGATTTTGAGGTATTAACCAAAGCGGGTTTGCCTATCATGCTTACTTTGGCCGTTCGTTACCAACCCATTTACGAATTGTTGGGGGTGTTGCATCAAAAGGTGGGTCCCGACTATCCGGATAAGATCATCTTGCCGCAGATCGAATCCGTGCTCAGGCAGAATATCGGCGGGTTAACACCGGAAGATGTTTATACCAACCGGGAAGGTGTGTTAAGTGACATCATTACCCTGGCCCTGGAAGAAGTGGGACGTAAATATATTCATGTAGATGACATTATTATCCGCTCGGTGGAGCTGCCCGAGAGTGTGCGTGCTTCAATCGAGGAGAAATTGGTTAATGAGCAGCAATTTTTAGCTTATAACTTTAAGTTGCAGCGGGAAGAACAAGAGGCCGAACGTAAGCGGATAGAGGCCGGGGGGATACGCGACTACCAGAAAATCATTACCCCGACCTTAAATGAAAACCTGTTAAAATGGCAAGGTATTCAGGCGACATTGGAGCTGTCGGAGTCGCCTAACAGTAAAGTGGTGGTCATCGGCGCCGGCGAAGATGGCCTGCCGATCATTTTGGGTGGCCAATGATATATTTACAAGTGATGTGTAATCGGGCTATTGGCACTTTTCGGCCGCTGTTGGCGGGCTTGTTGCTGGTTGGCTTAACGGCATGCGGTCAGCCGGAATTGGGCACCACGGCGATCGAAAGAACGGCAATGATCAGACAAAATTATGCCGCCGGCAAGGATATAGATATTGCCCTGGTTTGGCATAAAGATAAAAAACAATTTCGCGACGGGGCAATCCTGGCGGCAGAAGAAATCAATGCCGAAGGAGGCATTGACGGACATCAGCTGAGGCTGCACTTTACCGAAGCCTCTTCCTTTTTAAAGAGTCATCATGTCGGTCGCGCCATGCTCGAAGGTCGCTACCGTAATGCCAAGCAGGTTGCCGGTGCCGACATCGCCCACCGGGTGGTTGCCCGAAACAATGTGTCGGCGGTGATCAGTGCCGATATTCCGGTGGAATCAGCCCTGTCATCTATGGTGGTTTACAAAAAACACGGCGTTTTATTTCTCAATGCCGGCAGTAGTTACTCAAGCATCGACTGGGTTGCCAACGACTTATATTTTCAGCTGCTGCCGCCGAATAAAATCCTTGCAGACAACATTGCCGCTGAAATCAAACAGCAGAAGTGGCAAACGGTTTTTATTGCCTATCTTGATACCTATCACGAGACCGAAGTGATTGAGTTGCTCAGAACCGAATTGGTTAACGACGGCATAACACTGTCGGGCTCTTATGCCATGCAGCTTGGTGAGGGAAATTTAAACCGGGGTTACCAGGGACGCTTGCGGGCATCGCTTGCAGAATTACGCTACAGTGACACCGATGCCATTATTTTACTGATGCCGCCAAAACTGGCTGCTCATGTGATACATTTTACACGTGAAATCGGTGTGCTACAGCCGTTTCTCGGGAGCAGGGAGTTCAATTCGCCGAAGGAGTTTATTGATATTGTCGGCGAGCACGGCATCGGCACCCGGACAACAACTCTTTACCGCGCGGGTGATTATCAGGTTAAACGTTTTGAAGAAAAGTTTAATCAACGCTTTACTGGTAGTAAGGCCAACGTATCGGCCATGTTGGGGTATGACAGTGTTCGTCTCTATGCTCAGGGGGTTGCAAGTGCCAAAACCGTTGTCCCGATCCAAGTCAGTGAGGCGCTGAACTACCGCTTGCCGGTATGGTTTGGTTTACTCGGCAGTTATAGTTTTAATGAAGGGGAGAGTGTCAACATCAATTACTCCATACTACAGCTGGTCAGCCGTAAAGACGGGACGCTGGGATTTGTTGCTGAAAATGATGCTAACTAATACGGACATACTTTTTAATTTGGAGGGCATATGTTTACTGCTTTTTCGCTGTCGCTATTTCTCAGCTTGGTTATAGGCTATTTAGGCCGCAGACGCCGTATCGGATTTTGGGGACTGACATTTGGCTCTTTATTGCTCACGCCAATCGTTGGCCTGATATTACTTTTAATTACCGATGATGTGCCCCAGCCAGAGCAATACCGGCACAAGTAGGCCTTATGCTTGATATCTGGCATATCACACTTGATCAGGACCCTGGCTCCTTGCCGCAAGTGCTGGATGAAAACGAACGGGCACGTGCGGCAGCATGCCAGTTTGACCACCACAGACGGCAGTTCATGGTGTCGCATATTGCCACGCGGCTGATACTGGCGTCATATTGCGCAACAGATGCCGCTAAACTGGTTTTTGAGCATAATGCTTACGGCAAACCTTTCCTGGCCGATCATAAGCCGTTGGTGTTTAGTCTCTCACATGCGGATGAAATGGCCTTATGCGCCGTCGGTAACGGCGAAGCACTTGGTGTCGATATCGAAAAAATACGCCCGATAGCCAGCACAGAGATGGCGGAGCGTTTTTTTTCACCGACAGAGCATCAGCTATTTGCCCGTTTGCCGCGGGGGCAGCAACAAGACGCATTTTTTACCTGCTGGACCCGTAAAGAAGCCTATATCAAAGCCAAAGGACTTGGCCTGGCGTTGCCGCTTGAGCGATTTTCGGTGACAGTCAGTCCTGATCTGCCCGCGGAACTGCTGAGCAGTGACTTTTCAACAGAAGATGCCATCCGGTTTCGGCTAATGGATATAGAGGTTGCCTGCGGCTATAAAGCCGCTCTGGCTTATGCCGGCCCGCCGCCGGGAAAAGTGATGCAGTATCACTTTTCCCGGCGGCCGGATGGGGGAATATTTTTAACGCCCCTAAAACCGCAGGGCGACAATGACCAGGT encodes:
- a CDS encoding type I polyketide synthase, with translation MMEHIRDHKNKQLPDSKDSLAFGGERTRFSVPDSRLVSLLQRAGEDHCNKGFVSVGADGNLTRRHYGELLSRAGKISGGLQQAGLEPGQKVLLQIEDAGDLFTAMWGCILAGVVPVPLNVALTYDDQNQTQKLVNVWQNFDQPAILTCEALSGPISDVSRFFAAFIPRILNLEALQQGETPSRFYQANPEDVAVLFLTSGSTGIPKGVPQTHATILAMVDGTIEMNDFSQDDVTLNWMSMDHAGSLVFLGVMGVALKCDQFHVPISYVLQQPLRWLDLIHEHRVSISWAPNFVFSLFLEKQQELADRHWDLSCMRFMVNAGEAIVSRTARDFIRLLQQHQLPLDALRPAFGMVETCSGITWSTGFTLENSHDDDSFVDLGPCIPGASIRIVDDNDQVVPEQQSGRLQLKGPSVFSGYHNQEELNSKIIKDGWLTTGDLAFLRNGHLFITGREKDIIILNGNNFYCHEIEGAVEQLPAITRGNVAACGVNVAGKNTEQLAILYHCEQSEHADLIQLNKAIRNQLMQVVGVSPAIMIRLEPKEFPRTAIGKIQRPKLKELLEQGEFAQRNLVQEKRSDKVRKAKAGSALAEQIAAIWCQVLELDEISYDDTFFELGGHSLLAFQVQAELEKLIGRQIAIVELFNTPTVNIMAEYFSAEQKDTQAQPNATPSGDEAAAQDMAIAVIGIACRLPGADGPEAFWDNLKQGIESISFYGADEAIKAGLTPEQAHNPDHVHAAPVLADIEGFDADFWKYSPREARIIDPQQRIFLETAWEAFEDAGYTPQSIGQVGVFASAGTNTYLLNNIFANSDWLLQENLGELLTVDSTNGFNVMITNDKDYLPTRVSYKLNLTGPSVNVQTACSSTLVAIHEACKSIRSGESAVALAGGCAAMLPQYAGHLYSEGMLVTPDGHCRAYDAGASGTIFGSGSGAILLKRLDKAVADRDHIYAVIRGSAVTNDGGQKMGFTAPSMLGEYGAARKALDRAGVSADTLGFIEGHGTGTPLGDPIEVQALTKAIRHDSSRNQFCALGSVKTNIGHMGIASGIAGALKAVLAIKHKQIPATLHYETPNPQIDFASSPFFVNDKLLPWQTDGIPRRAGVNSLGIGGTNAHVIFEQAPGQAPAAETAAETPDVEILPLAAKNPAALSALTKKYIAWLKQHPKTPLRDICFTAQTGREHFPCRRAFVAANRQAMLTELERGLGEPVRRQDTGKGPVFLFTGQGAQYTGMAQKLYHSEAGFRQSLDECAALFSPYLEHDLLEVIFEASEKDGRLLQQTAYTQPALFAIQVALLQLLEESGIQPQAMIGHSIGEFAAAWYAGVFSLADAVKLVATRGRLMQSLPEGGAMAAVLTGKARMQDILTQSGIKVCLAASNAPDNQVISADKVNLDAAITVLQDAGISVKRLPVSHAFHSVLMEPMLQEFRQLVEQVSLSRPGVTFISTLTGEVVDEALASPDYWVRHVRETVNCQQAIKLALVMGHRAFVELGPHPVMCAFGLQIAADDVPALWQPCLRRNSDDQQSLQTALAALYQAGCDLDWGTRNRDKPGYRVPLPTYPWQRVRHWIEANRQPGLAEAAQTDPLLGESIALPHVSQQLYRCRFDANRMPELADHRVFGHMVPPGAIYAAKMMRAAMDAVSSSRVRLDNLMFIKPMVIKDDASRDVQVILTREQQGMKCELSSCSAGDNTMDTRTQLHARAQAAKSTDAVKSVDLDVLKAACPQPMAVTAHQEKMQAMHIELGASFGWLNSIQTGQHQALARIAPPPGMSASDAARLHPGLIDAHWQVLMEAMPGGTEGTLIPFCLDSFICHALPEEGELWCHAQWQADMQQEGRFRGNIKLLDNTGKVLIETLGLELRRADEGAIRSALGPGINDWFYKMDWQPVALSGQNEVGGDCLIIGHHPLANALCEYIQSPNIAVTYIQGQGSRRQVAADVAEVLTVSDTIKTVIFIAGDWPFEDAATGCQQFLGVIQALKHHGGHGLRLLLVTHNCRQVSLSDVDTNTTTDTAINIAHAPLPGMVAALQHELSRLSVLSLDLEQQAEQDQAVQAIATCIFNRDDSQTQLAWHQKNYYAPALAALPYKEPAEKMTLSATDVQLVIGGHGGLGMALIPWLADCGARTIVVAGRHAPTQASQALFDVLAGQGVKITHIQCDVTVSADVQHLVQNARAYGELQSVFYLAGVLDDALVENLDETGFNKVLLPKLSGAWHLHQALGDCPVEFAVFFSSVASVFGSAGQAAYAAGNAALDALAHYRRGQGLAALTINWGPWSDVGMAANMDERHKKRLLAQGYHTIAPADGLSALAFAMAHAREYAQLVAAPIEPGKISELPGQQALLRALAGAGGAKPTVAEKSPQPVLVAELAAMATPQRIKRVEQYLLNLVKDMLQVDLAQQLDVDKGLFDLGMDSMTAVEVKDRLERDIGCKLRSTLAFDYPTIRRMAAYLVETLFADSLQQALEPEQAEQGVGLEELSEKELAEMLMQEIGAKESR
- a CDS encoding YcjF family protein; this translates as MNAVAENGKKDAKEASNESTASKTEQANMVVRNYAIASVVPSLVPIPAVDLVAVTGIQLKMVHSLAKIYDVPFKEELVRSSISSLIGSTIALSASRVASSAVKVIPGVGSILGTLTMPTISGATTFALGKVFIQHFESGGTFLTFDPEKVRDHFAHQFDEGKKVVAEATESGEVDQAAEKAKEDSGSGRKKNDSSSKNK
- a CDS encoding cyclic peptide export ABC transporter, with protein sequence MLSKYLPAKRLLEFIDQEAVYPRKKLISFSAISGITNGLLLGVINHGAGMVGEFSAAGYLQFYYLMLFAALLSLLIYTKRYTLEKAAVLVEEVLYKVRIRIADKIRHTELSFVEATGHSEIYNSLAQDTVQISQSATVVFASIQAAIMLIFTMVYVAWLTLTGFMLTVTAIGLGAWVFMLKRERIMNDLQSATEQEIHFFDALNDTLSGFKEIKLNRIKSHDLFEHQDQIATDVKTLKSRAGINSVFVMMFSEIFFYILIATILFIWPFFNGTDPGTIIKLTASILFIMGPLNLLFGSFPLFIKADVAVNNLRELEQKVDTASQGFQLGEPPEHKPFTFERIHFQDVRFQYVDKEGAAQFKVGPVNLDLRFGETVFIVGGNGSGKSTLLKLLTGLYYPVSGEITINGELLDQDLYADYRELFAIVFTDFHLFDRLYGIQDIDSSKVNALIKEMGLAGKTRFKNGAFTNTALSTGQRKRLAYINTVLEDKQIYIFDELAADQDPGFRKRFYEVLLPGLKEQGKTIIAVTHDDKYFATADRVLKMDEGQLSENGVKGN
- a CDS encoding substrate-binding periplasmic protein; the protein is MIKHKSGLTRITHYRHFGLCVALLLVSVFTGTYFAYEHRYQLEVMMDDFVEPEDEVSAPAVDKRPKLIATFRDQPPNMFYYSKGRFSGPLRVMLEQATSEIGYALEWRQAALSASLTGLADNSVDIVPHIRSRTREREKLYRYSISIREEQRSIYFAQWEHDPKVISNLNDLEGMAVGYPQGNYFNTQFQQASHFKKEPYSSIESMVMAFHRQEITVMLVSSKREVEQRLQAVGARSVKYADFTLDDNPELYFLYSKNPALQAVYDRLDQALSDMKKRGEVEDIFHSFALAAPEKGSQEPSGYDKYEWRLK